The Litchfieldia alkalitelluris genome has a window encoding:
- the tuf gene encoding elongation factor Tu, which translates to MGKEKFDRSKPHANIGTIGHVDHGKTTLTAAITSVLARRSGKGTAMAYDQIDGAPEERERGITISTAHVEYETDNRHYAHVDCPGHADYVKNMITGAAQMDGGILVVSAADGPMPQTREHILLSRQVGVPYLVVFLNKCDMVDDEELLELVEMEVRDLLSDYEFPGDDVPVIKGSALKALEGDAEWEEKVVELMTAVDEYIPTPQRDTEKPFMMPVEDVFSITGRGTVATGRVERGQIKVGDIIEIVGLTEEPKSTTVTGVEMFRKLLDFAQAGDNIGALLRGVAREDIQRGQVLAKPKTINPHTKFKAEVYVLSKEEGGRHTPFFTNYRPQFYFRTTDVTGICNLPEGVEMVMPGDNIEMTVELIAPVAIEEGTKFSIREGGRTVGAGVVATIQE; encoded by the coding sequence ATGGGTAAAGAAAAATTTGACCGTTCCAAGCCGCATGCTAACATCGGTACAATTGGACACGTTGACCATGGTAAAACAACTTTAACTGCTGCTATCACTTCAGTTCTTGCTAGACGTTCTGGTAAAGGTACTGCAATGGCATATGATCAAATCGATGGTGCTCCTGAAGAGCGTGAGCGTGGAATTACAATCTCAACTGCACACGTTGAGTACGAAACTGACAACCGTCACTATGCACACGTTGACTGCCCAGGACATGCTGACTATGTTAAGAACATGATCACTGGTGCTGCTCAAATGGACGGTGGGATCCTAGTTGTATCTGCAGCTGACGGCCCAATGCCACAAACTCGTGAACACATTCTTCTTTCTCGTCAAGTAGGTGTTCCATACCTTGTTGTATTCTTAAACAAGTGTGACATGGTTGATGACGAAGAATTACTAGAATTAGTAGAAATGGAAGTTCGTGACCTTCTTTCTGATTACGAATTCCCTGGTGACGATGTACCTGTAATCAAAGGTTCTGCTCTTAAAGCTCTTGAAGGAGATGCTGAGTGGGAAGAGAAAGTTGTTGAATTAATGACAGCTGTTGATGAGTACATCCCAACTCCACAACGTGATACTGAAAAGCCATTCATGATGCCAGTTGAGGACGTATTCTCAATCACTGGTCGTGGAACTGTTGCTACAGGACGTGTTGAGCGTGGACAAATCAAAGTTGGAGACATTATCGAAATCGTTGGTCTAACTGAAGAGCCAAAATCAACTACTGTAACAGGTGTTGAAATGTTCCGTAAGCTTCTTGACTTTGCTCAAGCTGGAGACAACATCGGTGCACTTCTTCGTGGAGTTGCTCGTGAAGATATCCAACGTGGTCAAGTTCTTGCTAAGCCAAAAACTATCAACCCACACACAAAGTTCAAAGCTGAAGTTTATGTTTTATCAAAAGAAGAAGGTGGACGTCATACTCCATTCTTCACTAACTACCGCCCACAGTTCTACTTCCGTACAACTGATGTAACTGGAATTTGTAACCTTCCAGAAGGCGTTGAAATGGTTATGCCTGGTGACAACATCGAAATGACTGTTGAACTAATCGCTCCAGTTGCGATCGAAGAAGGAACTAAGTTCTCTATTCGTGAAGGTGGACGTACAGTAGGCGCTGGCGTTGTTGCAACAATCCAAG
- the fusA gene encoding elongation factor G produces MAREFSLNNTRNIGIMAHIDAGKTTTTERVLYYTGRIHKIGETHEGASQMDWMEQEQERGITITSAATTASWKGHRVNIIDTPGHVDFTVEVERSLRVLDGAVAVLDAQSGVEPQTETVWRQATTYGVPRVVFVNKMDKIGADFLYSVGTIHDRLQANAHPIQLPIGAEDQFEGIIDLVEMKATYYGNDLGTDIQEIDIPEEYMAQAEEYREKLVEAVAELDEALMEKYLGGEEITNAELKAAIRQGTVNVEFYPVICGSAFKNKGVQKMLDAVIDYLPSPLDVPAIKGHLPDSEEEVTRPSSDEEPFAALAFKVMTDPYVGKLTFFRVYSGTLSSGSYVQNSTKGKRERVGRILQMHANSREEISIVHCGDIAAAVGLKDTTTGDTLCDDKAPVILESMNFPEPVIQLSVEPKSKADQDKMTTALQKLQEEDPTFRAHTDQETGQTIIAGMGELHLDIIVDRMKREFKVEANVGAPQVAYRETFRESAKVEGKFARQSGGRGQFGHVWIEFSPNEEGKGFEFENGIVGGVVPREYIPAVQAGLEESLDRGVLAGYPLVDVKARLFDGSYHDVDSSEMAFKIAASMALKNAASKCKPVILEPMMRVEVVVPEEYMGDIMGQITARRGRVEGMEARGNAQVVRSMVPLSEMFGYATSLRSNTQGRGVFTMHFDHYEEVPKSVSEEIIKKNKGE; encoded by the coding sequence ATGGCAAGAGAGTTCTCCTTAAACAACACTCGTAACATCGGTATCATGGCACATATTGATGCTGGTAAAACAACTACGACTGAGCGTGTACTTTATTACACTGGTCGTATTCATAAGATTGGTGAAACACATGAAGGTGCATCTCAGATGGACTGGATGGAGCAAGAGCAAGAACGCGGAATTACAATTACATCTGCAGCAACCACTGCATCATGGAAAGGACACCGCGTTAACATCATTGATACACCAGGACACGTAGACTTCACTGTTGAAGTTGAACGTTCATTACGTGTACTTGATGGTGCTGTAGCTGTACTTGATGCACAATCAGGTGTTGAGCCACAAACTGAAACAGTTTGGCGCCAAGCTACAACTTATGGTGTTCCACGTGTTGTTTTTGTTAACAAAATGGACAAAATCGGAGCTGATTTCCTATACTCTGTAGGAACAATTCACGATCGTTTACAAGCTAACGCACACCCAATTCAGTTACCAATTGGTGCTGAAGATCAATTCGAAGGTATCATTGACCTTGTTGAAATGAAAGCTACTTACTACGGAAATGATCTAGGTACAGATATCCAAGAGATCGATATTCCTGAGGAATATATGGCTCAAGCTGAAGAGTACCGTGAAAAGCTAGTAGAAGCTGTAGCTGAATTAGATGAGGCACTAATGGAAAAATACCTTGGTGGCGAAGAGATTACAAATGCTGAGTTAAAAGCTGCAATTCGTCAAGGTACAGTTAATGTAGAGTTCTACCCTGTTATTTGTGGATCTGCATTCAAAAATAAAGGTGTTCAAAAAATGCTTGATGCAGTTATTGACTACCTTCCATCTCCACTAGATGTACCTGCAATTAAAGGTCATCTACCAGATTCAGAGGAAGAAGTAACTCGTCCATCAAGTGATGAAGAACCATTTGCTGCATTAGCATTTAAAGTTATGACTGACCCATATGTAGGGAAACTAACATTCTTCCGTGTGTACTCTGGTACATTAAGCTCAGGATCATATGTACAGAACTCTACTAAAGGTAAGCGTGAGCGTGTAGGACGTATCCTACAAATGCATGCAAACAGCCGTGAAGAAATCTCTATCGTTCACTGTGGAGATATCGCAGCTGCTGTAGGTTTAAAAGATACAACAACTGGTGATACTTTATGTGATGACAAAGCGCCAGTAATCTTAGAATCAATGAACTTCCCAGAGCCAGTTATTCAATTATCTGTTGAGCCTAAATCTAAGGCTGACCAAGATAAAATGACTACAGCTCTTCAAAAGCTTCAAGAGGAAGATCCTACTTTCCGTGCACATACTGACCAAGAAACGGGTCAAACAATCATCGCTGGTATGGGTGAGCTTCACTTAGATATCATCGTTGACCGTATGAAGCGTGAATTCAAAGTAGAAGCTAACGTAGGTGCACCACAGGTTGCCTACCGTGAAACTTTCCGTGAATCAGCTAAAGTTGAAGGTAAGTTTGCACGTCAATCAGGTGGACGTGGACAGTTCGGTCACGTTTGGATTGAGTTCTCTCCAAATGAAGAGGGTAAAGGATTTGAATTTGAAAATGGTATCGTTGGTGGTGTAGTACCACGTGAATATATTCCTGCTGTTCAAGCTGGTTTAGAAGAATCACTTGATAGAGGTGTACTTGCTGGATATCCATTAGTAGACGTTAAAGCTAGATTATTTGATGGTTCATACCATGATGTTGACTCTAGTGAAATGGCGTTTAAAATTGCTGCGTCAATGGCACTTAAAAACGCTGCTTCAAAATGTAAACCTGTAATCTTGGAGCCAATGATGAGAGTAGAAGTCGTTGTTCCTGAAGAATACATGGGTGATATTATGGGACAAATCACGGCACGTCGTGGCCGTGTAGAAGGTATGGAAGCTCGTGGAAACGCGCAAGTAGTACGTTCTATGGTTCCACTTTCTGAGATGTTTGGATATGCAACTTCATTACGTTCAAATACTCAAGGTCGCGGAGTATTCACAATGCACTTTGATCATTACGAAGAAGTTCCTAAATCAGTTTCAGAAGAAATTATCAAAAAAAATAAAGGTGAATAA
- the rpsG gene encoding 30S ribosomal protein S7: MPRKGPVAKRDVLPDPIYNSKLVSRLINKMMVDGKRGKSQAILYNAFDLVQQRSGKDAMEVFETALKNIMPVLEVRARRVGGANYQVPVEVRPDRRTTLGLRWLVNYARLRGEKTMEERLANEILDAANNAGASVKKREDTHKMAEANKAFAHYRW, translated from the coding sequence ATGCCTCGTAAAGGACCTGTTGCAAAGAGAGATGTTTTACCAGATCCGATTTACAATTCAAAGCTTGTAAGTCGTTTAATCAATAAAATGATGGTTGACGGTAAAAGAGGAAAATCTCAAGCGATTTTATATAATGCATTTGATTTAGTACAACAACGTTCTGGTAAGGATGCTATGGAAGTGTTTGAAACTGCACTTAAAAACATCATGCCAGTTCTTGAAGTAAGAGCACGTCGTGTTGGGGGTGCTAACTACCAAGTACCTGTAGAAGTTCGCCCAGATCGTCGTACTACTTTAGGTCTTCGTTGGTTAGTAAACTATGCTCGCCTTCGTGGTGAAAAGACGATGGAAGAGCGTTTAGCTAACGAAATCTTAGATGCTGCTAACAATGCTGGTGCATCTGTTAAGAAGCGCGAAGACACACATAAAATGGCAGAAGCAAATAAAGCATTTGCTCACTACCGTTGGTAG
- the rpsL gene encoding 30S ribosomal protein S12: protein MPTINQLVRRGRESKIQKSDSPALNKGYNSFKKSQTNQSSPQKRGVCTRVGTMTPKKPNSALRKYARVRLTNGIEVTAYIPGIGHNLQEHSVVLIRGGRVKDLPGVRYHIVRGALDTAGVNNRMQGRSKYGTKRPKAPKK from the coding sequence ATGCCTACAATTAATCAATTAGTACGCAGAGGTCGTGAGTCTAAGATCCAAAAATCTGACTCTCCAGCTTTAAATAAAGGCTACAACAGCTTCAAAAAGTCCCAAACTAACCAATCATCACCTCAAAAACGTGGTGTATGTACTCGTGTTGGTACAATGACTCCGAAGAAGCCGAACTCAGCATTACGTAAATATGCCCGTGTTCGTTTAACAAACGGAATCGAGGTAACAGCTTACATTCCTGGTATCGGACATAACCTACAAGAGCACAGTGTAGTGTTAATCCGTGGCGGACGTGTAAAAGACTTACCAGGGGTACGTTATCACATTGTTCGTGGTGCGCTTGATACTGCTGGTGTTAACAACCGTATGCAAGGTCGTTCTAAGTATGGAACAAAGAGACCTAAAGCACCTAAAAAATAA
- a CDS encoding 50S ribosomal protein L7ae-like protein, giving the protein MSYEKVLQASKIIIGTKQTVKALQTTTVQEVVIAEDADRRVLNKVIQIASEKQIPVTKVESMKKLGKACGIEVGAAAVAIIN; this is encoded by the coding sequence ATGTCTTATGAAAAAGTATTACAGGCAAGTAAGATAATTATTGGAACAAAGCAGACCGTGAAAGCACTACAAACTACAACAGTACAAGAGGTTGTCATCGCAGAAGATGCTGATCGACGTGTGTTAAACAAAGTCATCCAGATTGCTAGTGAGAAACAAATTCCTGTTACAAAAGTAGAATCTATGAAAAAGCTTGGAAAAGCTTGTGGTATAGAAGTAGGGGCAGCAGCAGTCGCTATAATTAATTAA
- the rpoC gene encoding DNA-directed RNA polymerase subunit beta': protein MLDVNNFEYMNIGLASPDKIRSWSFGEVKKPETINYRTLKPEKDGLFCERIFGPTKDWECHCGKYKRVRYKGVVCDRCGVEVTRAKVRRERMGHIELAAPVSHIWYFKGIPSRMGLVLDMSPRALEEVIYFASYVVTEVGDTPLDKKQLLSEKEYRAYREKYGNTFQAAMGAEAIKKLLHDIELEKEVLGLKEELKTSQGQRRTRAIKRLEVLEAFRNSGNEPSWMILDVLPVIPPELRPMVQLDGGRFATSDLNDLYRRVINRNNRLKRLLDLGAPSIIVQNEKRMLQEAVDALIDNGRRGRPVTGPGNRPLKSLSHMLKGKQGRFRQNLLGKRVDYSGRSVIVVGPNLKMYQCGLPKEMALELFKPFVMKELVEKGLAHNIKSAKRKIERVQPEVWDVLESVIREHPVLLNRAPTLHRLGIQAFEPTLVEGRAIRLHPLVCTAYNADFDGDQMAVHVPLSAEAQAEARILMLAAQNILNPKDGKPVVTPSQDMVLGNYYLTLEREGAVGEGMIFKDTDEALIAYQNGYVHLHTRVAVHAGSLKNQTFTEEQNNKLLITTVGKLIFNEILPKTFPYINEPTRNNLEEKTPERFFVEKGANVLEAIQSQEIIDPFKKKILGNIIAEVFKKFKITETSKMLDRMKNLGFRHSTKAGITVGVSDIVVLAEKQEILKEAQAKVDNVLKQFRRGLITEEERYDRVISIWSAAKDTIQGKLMKTLDKRNPIFMMSDSGARGNASNFTQLAGMRGLMANPSGRIIELPIKSSFREGLTVLEYFISTHGARKGLADTALKTADSGYLTRRLVDVAQDVIVREDDCGTDRGLLVKALKEGTEVIEPLDERLLGRYARRNVKHPETGEVLVGENELITEDITREIIEAGIEEVNIRSAFTCNTRHGVCKKCYGRNLATGSEVEVGEAVGIIAAQSIGEPGTQLTMRTFHTGGVAGDDITQGLPRIQELFEARNPKGQAVITEIDGAVASITEVKDRQQEIVIQGEVESRSYTAPYSARLKVKEGQKVERGQELTEGSIDPKELLKVKDMQAVQEYLLKEVQKVYRMQGVEIGDKHVEVMVRQMLRKVRVIDAGETDVLPGSLLDVHQFTDANGKVLLDGRAPATGRPVLLGITKASLETDSFLSAASFQETTRVLTDAAIKGKRDELLGLKENVIIGKLVPAGTGMNRYRKAELVMQPATDDESVTVD from the coding sequence TTGCTAGATGTCAATAACTTTGAGTATATGAATATAGGACTCGCTTCACCTGATAAGATTCGTTCATGGTCTTTTGGTGAAGTGAAGAAACCTGAGACGATTAACTATAGAACATTAAAACCTGAAAAGGATGGTTTATTCTGTGAACGCATTTTCGGTCCTACAAAAGACTGGGAATGTCATTGTGGAAAATATAAACGCGTCCGTTACAAAGGTGTTGTGTGTGATCGATGTGGCGTTGAAGTAACACGTGCAAAAGTACGTCGTGAGCGTATGGGTCATATTGAATTAGCTGCACCTGTTTCTCATATTTGGTACTTTAAAGGTATTCCTAGCCGTATGGGACTTGTCTTAGACATGTCCCCACGTGCTCTGGAAGAAGTTATTTATTTTGCTTCTTATGTAGTGACAGAGGTTGGAGATACACCATTGGACAAGAAGCAATTATTGTCTGAAAAAGAATACCGTGCATACCGTGAAAAATACGGAAACACGTTCCAAGCTGCAATGGGTGCTGAAGCAATTAAAAAGCTTCTACACGACATTGAACTTGAAAAAGAAGTCTTAGGCTTAAAGGAAGAGTTAAAAACTTCACAAGGTCAACGACGTACAAGAGCAATAAAAAGACTAGAAGTTCTTGAAGCTTTTAGAAATTCAGGAAATGAACCTTCATGGATGATCTTAGATGTTCTTCCGGTTATTCCACCTGAATTACGTCCGATGGTTCAATTAGATGGTGGCCGTTTTGCTACATCTGATTTGAATGATTTATACCGACGTGTTATTAACCGTAATAATCGTTTAAAACGTCTGCTTGACCTTGGAGCACCAAGTATCATTGTTCAAAATGAGAAACGTATGCTTCAAGAAGCGGTTGATGCATTAATCGATAACGGAAGAAGAGGAAGACCAGTAACTGGACCGGGTAACCGTCCATTAAAATCTCTTTCACATATGTTAAAAGGGAAGCAAGGTCGTTTCCGTCAAAACTTACTAGGAAAACGTGTTGATTACTCTGGACGTTCGGTTATCGTAGTTGGACCTAACTTAAAGATGTATCAATGTGGTTTACCAAAAGAAATGGCTCTAGAATTATTCAAGCCATTTGTTATGAAGGAACTAGTAGAAAAAGGTTTAGCTCATAATATCAAGAGTGCAAAGCGAAAAATTGAAAGAGTGCAACCAGAGGTATGGGATGTACTTGAATCAGTTATTAGAGAGCATCCTGTATTATTAAACCGTGCACCGACATTACACAGACTTGGAATTCAAGCCTTTGAACCAACACTAGTCGAAGGAAGAGCAATACGATTACATCCACTTGTATGTACTGCTTATAACGCCGACTTTGATGGTGACCAAATGGCTGTTCACGTTCCATTATCTGCTGAAGCCCAAGCGGAAGCTCGTATTTTAATGTTAGCTGCTCAAAACATTCTGAACCCTAAGGATGGAAAACCAGTAGTAACTCCTTCACAGGATATGGTATTAGGTAACTACTACTTAACATTAGAGCGCGAAGGTGCTGTTGGTGAAGGGATGATTTTTAAAGATACTGATGAAGCACTAATTGCTTATCAAAATGGTTATGTACACCTTCATACAAGAGTGGCAGTGCATGCTGGATCATTGAAAAATCAAACATTCACTGAAGAACAAAATAACAAACTTTTAATAACAACAGTAGGTAAATTGATCTTTAACGAAATTTTACCGAAGACGTTCCCATATATTAATGAACCAACAAGAAACAATCTTGAAGAAAAAACCCCAGAACGCTTCTTTGTAGAAAAAGGTGCAAATGTTCTTGAAGCAATTCAAAGTCAAGAAATCATTGATCCGTTTAAGAAGAAGATTCTCGGAAATATCATTGCGGAAGTATTTAAGAAGTTCAAGATTACTGAAACTTCAAAAATGCTAGATCGTATGAAAAATCTTGGGTTCCGACATTCAACTAAAGCAGGTATCACTGTTGGTGTATCTGATATCGTTGTACTTGCTGAAAAACAAGAAATTCTTAAAGAAGCACAAGCAAAAGTTGATAATGTTCTAAAGCAATTCAGACGTGGTTTAATCACTGAAGAAGAGCGTTATGATCGTGTTATCTCTATCTGGAGTGCTGCGAAAGATACAATTCAAGGTAAGTTAATGAAAACATTAGATAAGCGTAACCCAATCTTTATGATGAGTGACTCTGGTGCCCGTGGTAATGCATCGAACTTCACTCAGTTAGCTGGTATGCGTGGACTTATGGCGAATCCGTCAGGACGTATCATTGAGCTTCCAATTAAATCAAGTTTCCGTGAAGGTCTAACAGTACTTGAGTACTTTATCTCCACTCACGGTGCTCGTAAAGGTCTTGCCGATACAGCACTAAAAACAGCTGACTCAGGTTACCTAACTCGACGTCTTGTTGACGTTGCGCAGGATGTAATTGTACGTGAGGATGACTGTGGAACTGACCGTGGACTATTAGTTAAGGCTCTTAAAGAAGGTACAGAAGTAATCGAACCACTTGATGAGCGACTATTAGGACGTTATGCTCGTAGAAATGTAAAACACCCTGAGACTGGTGAAGTACTTGTAGGCGAAAACGAATTAATTACAGAAGATATCACTCGCGAAATTATTGAAGCTGGTATTGAAGAAGTAAATATACGTTCAGCGTTTACATGTAACACTAGACATGGTGTGTGTAAGAAATGTTATGGTCGTAATCTAGCAACTGGTTCAGAGGTTGAAGTTGGGGAGGCAGTAGGTATTATTGCCGCTCAATCTATCGGAGAGCCAGGAACACAGTTAACGATGCGTACCTTCCATACTGGTGGGGTAGCTGGAGACGATATCACACAAGGTTTACCTCGTATTCAAGAGCTTTTCGAAGCTCGTAATCCGAAAGGTCAAGCCGTAATTACTGAGATTGATGGTGCTGTTGCTTCTATTACTGAAGTGAAAGATCGTCAGCAAGAAATCGTCATTCAAGGTGAAGTTGAATCTAGATCATATACAGCTCCTTATAGTGCTCGTCTAAAAGTAAAAGAAGGGCAAAAGGTTGAACGTGGTCAAGAATTAACAGAGGGTTCAATTGATCCAAAAGAATTATTAAAAGTAAAAGATATGCAAGCTGTTCAAGAGTATCTACTAAAAGAAGTACAAAAAGTTTACCGTATGCAGGGTGTTGAGATTGGTGATAAACACGTAGAAGTAATGGTTCGCCAAATGCTACGTAAAGTTAGAGTCATTGATGCTGGTGAAACTGATGTATTACCAGGTTCACTGCTTGATGTTCATCAATTCACTGATGCAAATGGGAAAGTATTACTTGATGGAAGAGCTCCGGCAACAGGTAGACCTGTTCTACTTGGTATTACAAAAGCATCTCTTGAAACTGACTCATTCTTATCTGCTGCATCATTCCAAGAAACAACACGTGTGTTAACGGATGCTGCAATTAAAGGTAAGCGAGATGAACTTCTAGGTCTGAAAGAGAATGTAATTATTGGTAAACTAGTTCCTGCAGGTACAGGTATGAACCGATACCGCAAGGCAGAATTAGTGATGCAACCAGCTACAGATGATGAATCTGTAACAGTAGACTAA